The Gemmatimonadaceae bacterium genome window below encodes:
- the bchM gene encoding magnesium protoporphyrin IX methyltransferase encodes MASTPELSPTPGPSFDGTLPGGSHAASVTYRERRAWIGEYFDRTAADAWKALTSDAPVSRVRASVRAGRDRMRSTLMSWLPPELHGKRVLDAGCGTGTASIELAQRGAEVVAIDLSPTLVQHAQERAEALGVDDIDFRAGDMLDPSLGTFDYVVAMDSIIHYEVHDMVIALAALAPRVRERMVITVAPRTPMLTVMRAVGKLFPKGDRSPSIVPVSEREFRDAFVQQPALESWGMVGTRLVESGFYRSMAIALQNASMDGHGAVKR; translated from the coding sequence ATGGCCAGCACGCCTGAGCTCTCCCCGACTCCAGGTCCGTCGTTCGACGGCACGTTGCCTGGGGGTTCGCACGCCGCATCGGTGACGTATCGCGAGCGGCGGGCCTGGATCGGGGAGTACTTCGACCGCACCGCGGCCGATGCCTGGAAGGCGCTCACCTCCGATGCGCCCGTATCGCGCGTGCGCGCCTCGGTGCGGGCTGGCCGTGACCGGATGCGGTCCACGCTGATGTCGTGGCTGCCGCCGGAGCTCCATGGCAAGCGGGTGCTGGACGCCGGCTGCGGGACGGGCACGGCCTCCATCGAACTCGCGCAGCGCGGCGCCGAGGTGGTGGCCATCGACCTGTCGCCCACGCTGGTGCAGCATGCGCAGGAGCGGGCCGAGGCGCTCGGGGTCGATGACATCGATTTCCGGGCCGGCGACATGCTCGACCCTTCGCTGGGCACGTTCGATTATGTGGTCGCGATGGACTCGATCATCCACTACGAGGTCCATGACATGGTCATCGCCCTCGCGGCCCTCGCCCCCCGGGTGCGGGAGCGGATGGTGATCACCGTGGCCCCGCGCACCCCGATGCTCACGGTCATGCGGGCGGTGGGCAAGCTGTTCCCCAAGGGCGACCGGTCGCCGTCCATCGTGCCGGTTTCGGAGCGGGAGTTCCGCGACGCCTTCGTGCAGCAGCCGGCCCTGGAAAGCTGGGGCATGGTGGGCACCAGACTGGTGGAAAGCGGGTTTTATCGTTCGATGGCCATCGCGTTGCAGAACGCGAGCATGGATGGCCATGGCGCCGTGAAGCGCTGA
- a CDS encoding PRC-barrel domain-containing protein, translating into MTSVKFVPADNYNGSPIVPTGNPMIDGVGPASYNAARRDEPDLTFHGAAKIVPMRIDPAFSVAKGDPDPRGLPVIAADKQVAGTVVEIWVNRSEPQVSYYEVQLTGSEERRLLPVGFVQWPNLGLWGNDKLLVKSITAAQFANVPTTKRDDQITLLEEDKIGAYYAGGHLYAKPERAQPII; encoded by the coding sequence ATGACCAGCGTGAAGTTCGTTCCCGCGGACAACTACAACGGCTCGCCGATCGTCCCGACCGGCAATCCGATGATCGATGGCGTCGGCCCGGCGTCGTACAACGCCGCGCGTCGTGACGAGCCCGATCTCACGTTCCATGGCGCGGCCAAGATCGTGCCGATGCGCATCGATCCCGCCTTCTCGGTCGCCAAGGGCGATCCGGATCCGCGCGGCCTCCCGGTCATCGCTGCCGACAAGCAGGTCGCCGGCACGGTGGTCGAGATCTGGGTGAACCGGTCCGAGCCGCAGGTCTCGTACTACGAAGTGCAGCTCACCGGCAGCGAGGAGCGTCGGCTTCTCCCCGTGGGCTTCGTGCAGTGGCCGAACCTCGGCCTCTGGGGCAACGACAAGCTCCTGGTGAAGAGCATCACGGCCGCGCAGTTCGCGAACGTGCCGACCACCAAGCGCGACGACCAGATCACGCTGCTCGAAGAAGACAAGATCGGGGCGTACTACGCCGGTGGGCATCTGTACGCGAAGCCCGAGCGCGCACAGCCGATCATATGA
- a CDS encoding Ig-like domain-containing protein, whose translation MFRTRMAAVFAAPSLTACGSGGGGDTSGGGGGITPPPPNPVVTTVEVTPGSSTLLAPATVQLTATARDASGATLARTFTWTSSAPSIASVSSGGLVTAVSAGAATITAATDGKQGAAAITVVASADGPVVARGDVGPAGGTVGTTEIAVTIPSGALATTAALTLVRDTVHIPEYTEGTATANYTLEGLPSDRVVPVRVRIRPTTTLSGTLAIAVTRPTLAFSDSTDELVLGTTLVAAQDSAGYIQATVPLRGRPSAWTTSLTVPPGSGFRSAVRANVKSQNPQDLKAAAELSGLMQLTRVVSPKGAFEVWGFGNNPTLLAKVTKVARLMDEARDQILSMGYSWEHRTTWPMQAYLASGSWNGVYYSVAPDPFDPNLGYVAYNVARVDLGWFPGTVIHELFHFTQTSFTRQMTWSEPLWRTQWLNEVFSTWIAEKHPSVAKPFNHPTPLSWADSLWSGIGRDLVANSGYGKAPLGKWLADTYGDAKVRQMYADVANGVTPISAFLMAFPGEREVWYPQFLKAQLEGKIWPYWPFNALWPRSFTYSDTATAGVRGTLTEKLLGLATEGVLLTHDPARFGPDYTLPVSLDAVSAKAATLTAFRHAPGAATWTYVGTGDTVRFPPSMLRSTDDLLVLITNTDLKAPYNLAWTLRYLIDQPLPEGDLHMTSVSGLNNGIRFVCDRPGDSISFDPAENATDVWSFLSNAGKWTKTQEDTARLAVLQATYTWAAYPAVQDSLRAYGLTLESSMQLLRRDTVRVQGRLKWTIGGSSLRLGGAGGTLGRDTGSRGGLPIPWWTVAVAAVGAPLLLRRTRPRPRRILPILASGALLLVVGCTIGLISITMDETFDYTFHKPAYMSNLPNAKTALVELRNGSGKTTINNYRVEHWVYFTTAGKPDSVKSTCTGSGSASYTVGGAIYADSIKPASAITLTPEARLTRLGKALGLDLRRMSPAIGEKVMALPMR comes from the coding sequence ATGTTCCGCACGCGCATGGCCGCGGTGTTCGCGGCCCCGAGCCTGACCGCCTGTGGTTCCGGTGGCGGCGGCGACACCAGCGGCGGCGGCGGCGGTATCACGCCACCACCACCGAACCCGGTGGTTACCACAGTGGAGGTCACCCCCGGGAGCAGCACCCTGCTCGCACCGGCCACGGTGCAGCTCACCGCGACCGCGCGTGACGCGAGTGGGGCCACTCTTGCGCGCACCTTCACCTGGACCTCCTCCGCGCCGAGCATCGCCTCGGTCTCATCGGGTGGCCTTGTGACGGCCGTCAGCGCCGGCGCGGCGACCATCACCGCTGCCACGGACGGCAAGCAGGGCGCGGCGGCGATCACCGTCGTCGCGAGTGCGGACGGTCCGGTGGTCGCGCGCGGTGATGTCGGGCCGGCAGGAGGGACCGTCGGCACGACCGAGATCGCGGTGACGATTCCGTCGGGCGCGTTGGCCACGACGGCCGCGTTGACGCTGGTACGGGATACCGTGCACATCCCGGAGTACACCGAAGGCACGGCGACCGCCAACTACACGCTCGAGGGGCTGCCGAGTGATCGCGTGGTCCCGGTTCGCGTGCGCATCCGGCCCACGACCACGCTGAGCGGCACGCTGGCGATTGCCGTGACGCGCCCCACGCTCGCGTTTTCCGACAGTACCGATGAGCTGGTGCTCGGCACGACGCTCGTCGCCGCCCAGGATTCGGCGGGATACATCCAGGCCACGGTCCCGCTCCGCGGCCGACCGAGCGCCTGGACCACGTCGCTTACGGTCCCGCCGGGGAGCGGCTTCCGCAGCGCCGTGCGCGCCAATGTGAAGAGCCAGAATCCTCAGGATCTCAAGGCGGCGGCGGAGCTGTCCGGCCTCATGCAACTCACGCGGGTGGTGTCGCCGAAGGGCGCGTTCGAGGTCTGGGGCTTCGGCAACAATCCGACGCTGCTCGCCAAGGTCACCAAGGTGGCGCGGCTCATGGACGAGGCGCGTGATCAGATCCTGAGCATGGGCTATTCGTGGGAGCATCGCACGACCTGGCCGATGCAGGCGTACCTCGCCAGCGGCAGCTGGAATGGCGTGTACTACAGCGTGGCGCCGGATCCATTCGATCCGAACCTCGGCTATGTCGCCTACAATGTCGCGCGCGTGGATCTGGGCTGGTTCCCCGGCACGGTGATTCACGAACTCTTCCACTTCACGCAGACCTCGTTCACGCGGCAGATGACGTGGTCGGAGCCGCTCTGGCGCACGCAGTGGCTGAACGAGGTGTTCTCGACATGGATCGCCGAGAAGCACCCGTCGGTGGCGAAGCCGTTCAACCATCCGACGCCGCTGTCATGGGCCGATTCGCTCTGGTCCGGGATCGGTCGCGACCTGGTGGCCAACTCGGGCTATGGCAAGGCGCCGCTGGGAAAGTGGCTGGCCGATACGTACGGTGACGCCAAGGTGCGCCAGATGTACGCGGACGTCGCCAATGGAGTGACCCCCATCTCGGCGTTCCTGATGGCCTTTCCCGGTGAGCGGGAAGTGTGGTATCCGCAGTTCCTGAAGGCGCAGCTGGAAGGCAAGATCTGGCCGTACTGGCCGTTCAATGCCCTCTGGCCGAGGAGCTTCACGTACAGCGATACGGCCACCGCGGGCGTGCGTGGCACCCTCACCGAGAAACTCCTCGGACTCGCGACGGAGGGCGTCCTGCTCACGCACGACCCGGCGCGATTCGGGCCCGACTACACCCTGCCAGTCTCGCTCGATGCCGTCTCGGCGAAGGCCGCGACGTTGACGGCGTTCCGGCACGCGCCGGGCGCGGCGACGTGGACGTATGTCGGCACTGGCGACACGGTGCGATTCCCCCCCAGCATGCTGCGCAGCACCGACGATCTGCTCGTGCTGATCACCAACACCGATCTCAAGGCGCCGTACAACCTCGCCTGGACGCTGCGGTACCTGATCGATCAGCCGCTCCCCGAGGGCGACCTGCACATGACCTCGGTGAGTGGATTGAACAACGGTATCCGGTTCGTGTGTGATCGTCCTGGGGACTCCATCAGCTTCGATCCGGCCGAGAACGCCACCGATGTGTGGAGCTTCCTGTCCAACGCCGGGAAATGGACGAAGACGCAGGAGGACACCGCGAGACTGGCCGTCCTGCAGGCGACGTACACGTGGGCCGCGTACCCGGCGGTGCAGGACTCCCTGCGTGCGTACGGACTCACGCTCGAGTCCAGCATGCAGTTGCTGCGCCGGGACACCGTGCGGGTGCAGGGTCGTCTCAAGTGGACGATCGGCGGGTCGAGCCTGCGCCTGGGCGGCGCCGGTGGGACGCTTGGCCGCGACACGGGCTCGCGCGGCGGTCTGCCGATCCCGTGGTGGACCGTGGCGGTTGCGGCAGTCGGCGCGCCTCTCCTGCTCCGACGGACGCGGCCGCGGCCGCGGCGCATCCTGCCCATCCTCGCCAGCGGCGCGCTCCTGCTCGTGGTCGGCTGCACCATCGGCCTCATCTCGATCACGATGGATGAGACGTTCGACTACACGTTCCACAAGCCGGCCTACATGTCCAACCTGCCGAACGCGAAGACGGCACTGGTCGAGCTTCGCAACGGCAGCGGAAAGACCACGATCAACAACTATCGGGTCGAGCACTGGGTGTACTTCACCACCGCTGGCAAGCCGGATTCGGTGAAGAGCACCTGCACCGGCAGCGGGAGCGCGTCCTACACGGTGGGTGGTGCGATCTACGCCGATAGCATCAAACCGGCGTCCGCCATCACGCTCACGCCCGAAGCGCGTCTCACGCGACTGGGCAAGGCGTTGGGGCTCGATCTGCGGCGGATGTCACCGGCAATTGGAGAGAAGGTGATGGCGTTGCCGATGCGATAG
- the bchL gene encoding ferredoxin:protochlorophyllide reductase (ATP-dependent) iron-sulfur ATP-binding protein — protein sequence MTVKLPIMDALGDGDGSVQVHLDESQKIDGALVIAVYGKGGIGKSTTSSNLSAAFSKLGKRVLQIGCDPKHDSTFTLTKRMVPTVIDVLEGVDFHAEELRPEDFMFEGFNGVQCIEAGGPPAGTGCGGYVTGQTVKLLKEHHLLEDTDVVIFDVLGDVVCGGFAAPLQHAHYCLIVTANDFDSIFAMNRIIAAIQAKSKNYKVRLGGVVANRSRETNEIDRFNAAVGLKTMAHFQDVDAIRRSRLKKCTIFEMEPTEEVVTVQNEYLTLAKRMLEDVQPLPATPLKDREIFDLLGFD from the coding sequence ATGACAGTGAAACTCCCCATCATGGACGCGCTCGGCGACGGTGATGGCTCGGTCCAGGTGCATCTGGATGAGAGCCAGAAGATCGATGGCGCGCTCGTGATCGCGGTGTACGGCAAGGGCGGCATCGGGAAGAGCACGACGTCGTCGAATCTGTCGGCGGCGTTCTCGAAGCTCGGCAAGCGCGTCCTGCAGATCGGCTGCGACCCGAAGCACGACAGCACCTTCACGCTCACCAAGCGCATGGTGCCCACCGTCATCGACGTGCTCGAAGGGGTGGACTTCCACGCCGAAGAGCTGCGTCCGGAAGACTTCATGTTCGAAGGCTTCAACGGGGTGCAGTGCATCGAAGCGGGCGGCCCGCCCGCCGGCACCGGGTGCGGCGGCTACGTCACCGGCCAGACCGTGAAGCTCCTCAAGGAGCATCATCTGCTCGAAGACACCGATGTGGTGATCTTCGACGTGCTGGGCGACGTGGTGTGCGGCGGCTTTGCCGCGCCGCTGCAGCATGCGCATTACTGCCTGATCGTCACGGCGAACGACTTCGATTCGATCTTCGCCATGAACCGCATCATCGCGGCCATTCAGGCCAAGTCGAAGAACTACAAGGTCCGGCTGGGCGGCGTCGTTGCCAACCGGTCGCGCGAAACGAACGAGATCGACCGCTTCAATGCGGCCGTGGGCCTCAAGACGATGGCCCACTTCCAGGATGTCGATGCGATCCGTCGCAGCCGCCTGAAGAAGTGCACCATCTTCGAGATGGAGCCGACCGAGGAAGTGGTCACGGTGCAGAACGAGTATCTGACGCTCGCCAAGCGCATGCTGGAAGATGTCCAGCCGCTGCCGGCGACGCCGCTCAAGGATCGCGAGATCTTTGACCTGCTGGGATTTGACTGA
- a CDS encoding BCD family MFS transporter, whose protein sequence is MASPSDRLVNYWRNVNTDWLPFADVASDDVPLSRLFRLTLFQLSVGMVQTLFVGTLNRVMILELKVPASLVAIMLAIPLLVAPFRALVGFKSDTHKSILGWKRVPYLWLGTQMQFGGLAIMPFALLVLSEHGGRAPLWVAYAGTGLAFLLVGAGAHTTQTAGLALATDIVEEDKRPRVIALMYLMMLMGTLVSALVLERLLQGFTPMKLIQVIQGTAVFTVICNAVSLWKQEVRVRGVVEYQKGERRPLFRDAWRTFSEGGQAVRLLMAVGLGFFAFNLQDVLLEPYGGEILHFTVAETTALTAIMAFGAVVSFIVAATLLRLHNDPIRLAKQGVLWGVLGFALVSLASVYSSAFFFRVGVMLIGFGEGLFGVGTLSYAMGIRDASQHGIALGAWGAVFATAEGLSFAVSGVTKDWLSHLVARNELSPVLNHPAVPYTAVYVTEIVVLIATLLPLYLLSARHATAQDAVDSSRPFGLADIPA, encoded by the coding sequence ATGGCTTCCCCGTCCGATCGGCTCGTCAACTATTGGCGCAACGTCAACACCGACTGGTTGCCGTTCGCCGACGTCGCGAGTGATGATGTGCCGCTGTCGCGCCTCTTCCGCCTGACGCTGTTTCAGCTGTCGGTGGGGATGGTGCAGACGCTGTTCGTGGGCACGCTCAACCGCGTGATGATCCTGGAGCTCAAGGTGCCGGCGTCGCTGGTGGCGATCATGCTCGCCATCCCGCTGCTCGTCGCGCCGTTCCGCGCGCTCGTCGGCTTCAAGTCCGATACGCACAAGAGCATCCTGGGGTGGAAGCGTGTCCCGTATCTCTGGCTGGGCACGCAGATGCAGTTCGGCGGGCTGGCCATCATGCCCTTCGCGCTGCTGGTGCTCTCCGAGCATGGCGGGCGGGCGCCGCTCTGGGTCGCGTATGCGGGGACCGGGCTCGCGTTCCTGCTCGTGGGGGCCGGGGCGCACACCACGCAGACGGCCGGTCTGGCACTCGCCACCGACATCGTCGAGGAAGACAAGCGGCCGCGCGTCATCGCCCTGATGTATCTCATGATGCTCATGGGCACCCTGGTGAGTGCGCTCGTGCTCGAGCGGCTGCTGCAGGGCTTCACGCCCATGAAGCTCATCCAGGTGATTCAGGGGACGGCGGTGTTCACGGTGATCTGCAACGCGGTGTCGCTCTGGAAGCAGGAAGTGCGGGTCCGCGGGGTGGTGGAGTACCAGAAGGGCGAACGGCGCCCACTCTTCCGCGACGCCTGGCGCACCTTCTCCGAGGGGGGACAGGCGGTCCGTCTCCTCATGGCGGTGGGGCTGGGCTTCTTTGCGTTCAACCTCCAGGACGTGCTCCTCGAGCCGTACGGCGGGGAGATCCTGCACTTCACCGTGGCTGAGACCACGGCGCTGACCGCCATCATGGCGTTCGGGGCGGTGGTCTCGTTCATCGTGGCTGCCACGCTCCTGCGGCTCCATAACGACCCCATCCGCCTGGCCAAGCAGGGGGTGCTCTGGGGGGTGCTGGGCTTCGCCCTCGTCTCCCTCGCGAGCGTCTACTCCTCGGCCTTCTTCTTCCGGGTGGGCGTGATGCTCATCGGGTTTGGCGAGGGGCTCTTCGGGGTGGGGACGCTGTCCTATGCCATGGGCATCCGCGACGCCTCGCAGCACGGGATCGCGCTGGGCGCCTGGGGGGCCGTCTTTGCGACCGCCGAGGGGCTCTCGTTTGCCGTCAGCGGTGTGACCAAGGACTGGTTGTCGCACCTGGTGGCGCGGAATGAGCTGAGTCCCGTGTTGAACCACCCGGCGGTTCCATATACCGCCGTGTATGTCACGGAGATCGTGGTGCTGATCGCCACGCTGCTCCCGTTGTACCTCCTGAGTGCCCGTCACGCGACGGCCCAGGATGCTGTAGATTCGTCTCGTCCATTCGGGCTCGCGGATATTCCCGCCTGA
- a CDS encoding PH domain-containing protein, with amino-acid sequence MSHGESGTPEYIRGVPHPLPIGERLLWEGAPQMRLLATHVFHWRVIATYFAIMLGWWLASTPEPVGGDVWVSSLFVRVSLSAFVLGLAFGLAKAVASTTWYAITSQRVVLRIGMVFSVSINIPFKLLVSAGVGRFKDGSGQVTLSLAKGHRLAYSALWPHCRVFRLNQPEPVLRGLPNAEEVGRILADAVVASSANDAASRVERGGESSRVVDRHAVPQPAGA; translated from the coding sequence ATGAGCCACGGAGAGAGCGGCACGCCCGAGTACATTCGTGGCGTGCCGCATCCGCTGCCGATCGGCGAGCGGTTGCTGTGGGAGGGCGCGCCGCAGATGCGCCTCCTCGCGACGCACGTCTTTCACTGGCGGGTGATCGCGACGTATTTCGCCATCATGCTGGGCTGGTGGCTGGCGTCCACGCCGGAGCCCGTGGGCGGCGATGTGTGGGTGTCGAGCCTGTTCGTGCGCGTGAGCCTGTCGGCCTTCGTGCTCGGACTCGCCTTCGGCCTCGCCAAGGCGGTGGCCAGCACCACGTGGTACGCCATCACGTCGCAGCGCGTCGTGTTGCGCATCGGCATGGTGTTCTCGGTGTCGATCAACATCCCGTTCAAGCTCCTCGTGTCGGCGGGTGTCGGGCGCTTCAAGGATGGCTCGGGGCAGGTCACGCTCTCGCTGGCCAAGGGCCATCGCCTGGCGTACAGCGCGCTCTGGCCGCACTGCCGCGTGTTCCGCCTCAATCAGCCGGAGCCGGTGTTGCGCGGGTTGCCCAACGCCGAGGAAGTCGGTCGCATCCTGGCCGACGCCGTTGTGGCGTCGTCGGCGAATGATGCCGCGTCGCGCGTCGAGCGCGGCGGTGAATCGTCGCGCGTGGTCGACCGGCACGCCGTCCCGCAGCCCGCAGGCGCGTAA
- the acsF gene encoding magnesium-protoporphyrin IX monomethyl ester (oxidative) cyclase, which produces MYDTTTDVPVRAMKPVNETTKAAQQDAILNPRFYTTNFAEIDALKITPENRRMWDEILAEFRRDPNKDHFKRNEEFDADFSTMDPALREQFVEFLTSSVTAEFSGCILYAEIKKRIKNPDVRELFGFMSRDEGRHAGFINHTLNDFNVAVDLSFLTKAKKYTYFQPKFIYYATYLSEKIGYARYVTIYRNFEKQPEKRFHPIFKWFENWCLDEFRHGEAFAVLMRSNPQFLEGTNKLWIRFFLLAVFCTMYVRDHSRKAFFDFMGIDVDQYDREVIKLTNLISRQVFPETIDTESAEFWGLMDKMWRNTDEMRKIEASGGLLAKARVALLKASNAFIFLRLFLRTPHRQPLPADVRMQPVW; this is translated from the coding sequence ATGTATGACACGACGACCGATGTGCCGGTGCGGGCGATGAAGCCGGTGAACGAGACGACGAAGGCGGCGCAGCAGGATGCGATCCTGAATCCGCGCTTCTACACGACCAACTTCGCCGAGATCGACGCGCTCAAGATCACGCCCGAGAACCGCCGGATGTGGGACGAGATCCTGGCCGAGTTCCGGCGCGATCCGAACAAGGATCACTTCAAGCGCAACGAAGAATTCGACGCCGACTTCTCCACGATGGACCCGGCGCTGCGCGAGCAGTTCGTCGAGTTCCTGACCAGTTCCGTGACGGCCGAATTCTCGGGGTGCATTCTGTACGCCGAGATCAAGAAGCGCATCAAGAACCCCGACGTGCGCGAACTCTTCGGCTTCATGAGCCGCGATGAAGGGCGCCACGCCGGGTTCATTAACCACACGCTGAACGATTTCAACGTGGCGGTGGACCTGAGCTTCCTCACGAAGGCCAAGAAGTACACGTACTTCCAGCCGAAGTTCATCTACTACGCGACGTATCTGTCCGAAAAGATCGGCTACGCGCGCTACGTGACGATCTACCGCAACTTCGAGAAGCAGCCGGAGAAGCGGTTCCACCCGATCTTCAAGTGGTTCGAGAACTGGTGCCTCGACGAGTTCCGTCATGGCGAAGCGTTCGCGGTGCTGATGCGCTCGAACCCGCAGTTCCTCGAGGGGACGAACAAGCTCTGGATCCGCTTCTTCCTGCTCGCGGTGTTCTGCACCATGTACGTGCGCGACCACAGCCGGAAGGCGTTCTTCGACTTCATGGGCATCGACGTCGATCAGTACGATCGCGAGGTGATCAAGCTGACGAATCTCATCAGCCGCCAGGTCTTCCCCGAGACGATCGACACCGAGAGCGCGGAGTTCTGGGGGCTCATGGACAAGATGTGGCGCAATACCGACGAGATGCGGAAGATCGAAGCCTCCGGGGGGCTGCTGGCCAAGGCCCGCGTGGCACTCCTGAAGGCCTCCAACGCGTTCATCTTCCTGCGGCTGTTCCTCCGCACCCCGCACCGGCAGCCGCTGCCGGCCGATGTGCGCATGCAGCCCGTCTGGTAA